One Leptospira wolbachii serovar Codice str. CDC genomic region harbors:
- a CDS encoding alpha/beta hydrolase: MEKPLEYLVRKPKVSVENPPLLLLLHGVGSNEEDLFSLTNYLPESLLIVSVRGPLTLGKKSFGWYEVLFTTGQPKINLEQERESQKLLLQFLDYLKLNYNFDESNVWIGGFSQGAIMSYSIGLLHPEKVKGIIALSGRLLEENKAQVTVSEKVLSKKVFISHGTNDRVLSVDYARSVKGYLESIGVHPHYQEYEEGHSINREMLKDLIQWLEVQLGNQS; the protein is encoded by the coding sequence ATGGAAAAACCATTAGAATACTTAGTTCGTAAACCAAAAGTTTCCGTAGAAAATCCTCCTCTCTTACTTTTGTTGCATGGAGTTGGCAGTAACGAAGAAGACTTATTTTCCTTAACTAATTATTTACCTGAATCTTTACTTATAGTATCCGTCAGAGGTCCTTTAACTTTAGGTAAAAAAAGTTTCGGCTGGTATGAAGTGTTATTCACAACAGGACAACCGAAAATCAATTTAGAACAAGAAAGAGAAAGCCAAAAACTTTTATTACAATTTCTAGATTATCTAAAACTAAATTACAATTTTGATGAATCGAATGTTTGGATTGGTGGCTTTAGCCAAGGTGCCATCATGTCTTATTCGATTGGTTTATTACATCCAGAAAAAGTGAAAGGGATCATTGCACTGAGTGGACGTTTGTTAGAAGAAAACAAAGCGCAAGTGACTGTTTCAGAGAAAGTTCTAAGTAAAAAAGTATTTATATCTCACGGAACCAATGACCGCGTGTTGTCTGTGGATTACGCTAGATCCGTAAAAGGATACTTGGAATCAATTGGAGTACATCCTCATTATCAGGAATATGAAGAAGGTCATAGTATCAATAGGGAGATGTTAAAAGATTTAATTCAATGGTTGGAAGTGCAATTGGGAAACCAAAGCTAA
- the ygiD gene encoding 4,5-DOPA-extradiol-dioxygenase → MNQSETKENLSVFQSSNTMPSYFLGHGSPMNAIEENEFVAGLRNLAKTIPKPQAILCISAHWVTEGTFVTAMENPPTIHDFGGFPKALFDVQYPAPGSPELAKLVQSVVKSQNVKLDYEWGLDHGAWSVIKHIYPKADIPIVQLSMDYKNSPEQHFQLAKELAPLRNQGILIIASGNIVHNLRMVAWDRLNEVYGFDWALDVDQKVKDWINKEDYDSLIQIRNHGKEFEWAIPTAEHYLPLLYTLGTKLNSDNVSFFNDKPVAGALTMTSVQLTS, encoded by the coding sequence ATGAACCAGTCAGAAACCAAAGAGAATTTGAGTGTCTTCCAATCTTCCAATACTATGCCTTCCTATTTTTTGGGCCATGGCAGTCCTATGAATGCGATCGAAGAAAATGAATTTGTGGCTGGGTTGCGAAACCTCGCAAAAACAATTCCGAAACCACAGGCCATTCTTTGTATCTCGGCGCACTGGGTAACAGAAGGTACATTTGTGACAGCAATGGAAAATCCTCCTACAATCCATGATTTTGGTGGTTTTCCCAAGGCTTTGTTTGATGTGCAATATCCTGCTCCGGGTAGTCCCGAGTTGGCTAAACTAGTACAGTCTGTTGTGAAATCTCAAAACGTAAAATTAGATTATGAATGGGGTTTGGATCATGGAGCTTGGAGCGTGATCAAACATATTTACCCCAAAGCAGACATTCCTATCGTTCAGTTGAGTATGGACTACAAAAACTCACCAGAACAACATTTTCAATTAGCAAAAGAGTTAGCCCCACTACGAAACCAAGGGATTCTCATCATTGCTAGTGGAAACATAGTACATAACTTGCGTATGGTGGCTTGGGATCGATTGAATGAAGTATATGGCTTTGATTGGGCACTGGATGTGGATCAAAAAGTAAAAGACTGGATCAATAAAGAAGATTACGATTCGCTAATCCAAATTCGAAATCATGGGAAGGAATTTGAATGGGCCATTCCCACAGCAGAACATTATTTACCATTATTATATACATTGGGAACTAAATTGAATTCGGATAATGTTTCGTTTTTTAATGATAAACCTGTTGCTGGAGCTCTAACTATGACTTCGGTTCAACTTACTTCTTAA
- the arsN2 gene encoding arsenic resistance N-acetyltransferase ArsN2 — protein MEMNPIFLSQASVTHEGTIKSLLKRNNLPSEDIIPKNLKDFFIAKTKEKIIGVIGLEIFEEIGLLRSLCVEETYRKKGIGFLLYKDLLIYAHSKGIKELYLLTMTAEGFFQQFGFVAVDRSIVPEPIRMTSEFKDLCPSSAVCMKMKFIN, from the coding sequence ATGGAAATGAATCCAATCTTCTTATCTCAAGCTTCTGTAACTCACGAAGGCACAATAAAATCTTTACTTAAAAGGAATAACCTTCCATCGGAAGATATCATACCTAAAAATTTAAAAGATTTCTTTATAGCAAAAACTAAAGAAAAAATAATTGGTGTAATCGGCTTAGAAATATTTGAAGAAATAGGCCTTTTACGCTCCTTATGCGTTGAAGAAACATATCGTAAAAAAGGAATCGGATTTTTACTTTATAAAGATCTATTAATTTATGCTCATTCTAAGGGAATCAAAGAATTATATTTACTCACTATGACTGCGGAAGGTTTTTTTCAACAATTTGGATTTGTGGCTGTGGACCGCTCTATAGTTCCAGAACCAATCAGAATGACTTCCGAATTTAAAGATCTTTGCCCAAGTTCCGCAGTTTGTATGAAAATGAAATTTATCAATTAA
- a CDS encoding ester cyclase has translation MENQNKIEFILNELIANHKTSEIPKYFSKDYVVHTSKKDYSGHKIIGKWSKDLHNFFSDLKVVKIQFLLQTDEFIVWKRTLRGKIKPSKNKNLRPGRLIKWDEMIVSKFKNGLIIEEWNNSEFLGALISKPK, from the coding sequence ATGGAAAACCAAAATAAAATTGAATTCATACTCAACGAACTAATAGCGAATCATAAAACATCCGAAATTCCAAAGTATTTCTCGAAAGACTATGTTGTACATACATCAAAAAAGGATTACAGTGGGCATAAGATTATCGGAAAATGGAGTAAAGATTTACATAATTTCTTTTCTGATTTAAAAGTCGTGAAAATTCAATTCCTCCTTCAAACAGATGAGTTTATAGTTTGGAAAAGAACTCTACGAGGAAAAATCAAACCCTCAAAAAACAAAAATCTACGACCAGGTAGATTAATTAAATGGGATGAAATGATAGTTTCTAAATTCAAAAACGGTTTAATCATTGAAGAGTGGAATAACTCAGAATTTCTTGGAGCTCTCATTTCCAAACCCAAATAA